From the Methanobacteriales archaeon HGW-Methanobacteriales-1 genome, the window ATTTAATTTTATAAATTATTTCTATTTTAAAGATTTCATTTAATTGGGATTTCCAGTATTTGTCCTGAAATCTAATTAATGATAAGTATTTAAATCAATCAATTGAGATAAAAAGTAATTAAAGATTAAAAAAGAATTAAGAACTTTAAATCTTTAAAAAATTCATGAATAAAATCAAATTAATGGATTAACCTTCATTAATTTGTTTATCAGTAATTCCTTCAATTTCGTACTTTAATTCTCCCATTGTAGCTACTTTTTCTGCAAATGCATTATGTCGATGAATACTTTCTTCATTCACTTGTCGAACTGTTACCATGGTGTCATCAGGCAGATGGGAGTATTCATTCACTATTCGATTTACCATATTTCGCACACAGTCTTCTACAAACATAGGATTTTTATGGGCCTGCACTACAATAGCGTTTTCATCTGGTCTTTTAAGAAGTTCACAGACATAAGAACTCATAGAATCTTCTATTATTCTTATAAGGTCTTCAGCTCGAATAGTGTGGTCTTGAGGAACTTCAATCATCACCATTCCTCTGCCTCTTTGGTTGTGTGAAGAAAATGAAACGGTATCCAGTACTTTTTGTGTAGTTTCTTCGTCTAAAAATTCTAAAAGGTCTTGTTTAGATGATTCTTTAACAGATTCTTGAGCGCAGGGACAAACAGTCATTCCCACTACTTCAGCACCAACCATTTTTCTAATTACAACCTCGTCACCGTTTCGGTATCCAATAGCGTCGGCCATGAGTTTGCTCATTTCCTGAGTTTTATGTTTAGTAACTGGCGACTTTTTAATGAACATGTAATCGCTTTTCATGCTCACTTCGGCCCTTTTTGCATATTTATGCTTTTTTAGTAGAGAATTAACTATTTCTGCACATAAAGATTCTACTTCCACAGCATTATTCTCTAAAGTCTCTTCCAGCACTTCACTAATGGCTTCAGGGTTTCTTGACATATGAATTCCCCGTTGAGTACTTGGAAGGTCTACAAATGCATCAAATGTTGGTAAAAGAATGATAGGTCTTTTTACATCTCTTTCGATTTTTAACAGCTTTTTTACTCCAGTAACTCCCACCCGGGTAAGATGGACAGGAATGCTGGGAATGTTATCTTGTGTGTCTGGAAAACAAACTAAACCCAAAGTTTCCACCCCGATTAATCCCAATAAGTTCTAAATAATCCAAATTATAGAACAGTAGGGCATTTCGTTTCAATTTCGTTTATTTAGATTTAAAGATTATTAATTTATTTGATTATTTAATATGTGATATGATCTGTATGTATTCAATTTTATTTTGAATATTCATTCAAACAATTACATATGATTCGTGTTTGATACTTTATTGATATTTATTAAATATAAACTATGGAGAAGTTGTTTATATTATTTTATATTGAATTATAAAAAAAGAAAAGAAATAAGTTGTTTTAATTTTGATTTGTAGGAATAATATGTTTTATAAATAAAATAAAAATAATATTAGATATTAATTAATTAATTAAGATTTTATTGAAATGTTTAATTCTATTTAGGATATTCTAAAAGTATTTCTATGAGCCTATCTGCACTTATATCTTTTAAATTACTTTCTAAATTTATATGGGCATTGTAAATTTCTTTAGAGCGTTTTCCAAGAATTTCACCATTTATATCTGGCTCTGCTATCACTAAAACCTTTTTTAATCCTATATTTTCTATTTTCCGATTTATGTCATTTTTAGTATGTTCAATTTTTTTAGAGATACCTTGTAATGCTGCTTCAGGAATTTTAGGGTTAATTTCTTTCATATCTGATACTTCTAGGGGAACTCCGGCTACTATTATCTGTTGAACATCTATTCCCAGTTTTACCAGTGCTTTTTTGAAGTTATTTTTGGTGGTTACAATTAGTAAGCCTTTTGAAAGGTCAGAAATTTTATTCTCAGTTTTTACTTTTTCCAGGACTCCAAAATCGGCCAAAATTTCATTTATCTTTGCGCGGGCATCTAACATTTTTTCTGCAAACAATTTAGAGTCTTCTAAATTTAGTTTGTGTGAAGGTAAGCTGG encodes:
- a CDS encoding GTP cyclohydrolase I FolE2, producing the protein MGLVCFPDTQDNIPSIPVHLTRVGVTGVKKLLKIERDVKRPIILLPTFDAFVDLPSTQRGIHMSRNPEAISEVLEETLENNAVEVESLCAEIVNSLLKKHKYAKRAEVSMKSDYMFIKKSPVTKHKTQEMSKLMADAIGYRNGDEVVIRKMVGAEVVGMTVCPCAQESVKESSKQDLLEFLDEETTQKVLDTVSFSSHNQRGRGMVMIEVPQDHTIRAEDLIRIIEDSMSSYVCELLKRPDENAIVVQAHKNPMFVEDCVRNMVNRIVNEYSHLPDDTMVTVRQVNEESIHRHNAFAEKVATMGELKYEIEGITDKQINEG
- a CDS encoding DUF2100 domain-containing protein — protein: MEKNRLNQAEDLIKKAGSNSNSSEIIKEPREGIINVQVFEKALKDLIEAEDFIYSSLPSHKLNLEDSKLFAEKMLDARAKINEILADFGVLEKVKTENKISDLSKGLLIVTTKNNFKKALVKLGIDVQQIIVAGVPLEVSDMKEINPKIPEAALQGISKKIEHTKNDINRKIENIGLKKVLVIAEPDINGEILGKRSKEIYNAHINLESNLKDISADRLIEILLEYPK